The following are from one region of the Isoalcanivorax indicus genome:
- a CDS encoding TonB family protein produces MSRQFDGTLPWDPLPGERVRQYGILLLLLLLCVVLIWLIQSTEVPRRDTSADPIPERLARLVIEQKQEPPAPPEPVREEAEPEAPPEEVPQPEPERPRPEPTPERIEQARERARQEVRVFEDSLAGLRDLAPPVSSSRDLRRGGDTQTEVQRDLLTSRSGRSSGGINTGSVSSGGGGGGELAGGDVAQVESGIAASAAAASETERRPDGTSRRTSEQLRQTFNRYAGRFNSLYQRALRENPAMQGTVVLNLEIAPDGSVSDASIRSSELNDAELERRILLVVRNMDFGALPVETWKGDYPLNFFPG; encoded by the coding sequence ATGAGCAGACAATTCGACGGCACCCTGCCCTGGGACCCCTTGCCCGGAGAGCGCGTCAGGCAGTACGGCATTCTGTTGCTCCTGCTGCTGCTCTGTGTGGTCCTGATCTGGCTGATCCAGAGCACCGAGGTGCCACGCCGGGACACCAGCGCCGACCCGATTCCCGAACGGCTGGCGCGGCTGGTGATCGAGCAGAAGCAGGAACCCCCTGCCCCGCCCGAACCGGTACGCGAGGAAGCCGAACCGGAAGCGCCGCCCGAAGAGGTGCCGCAACCGGAACCGGAGCGCCCGCGCCCCGAACCCACACCGGAGCGTATCGAACAGGCCCGCGAACGCGCGCGCCAGGAAGTGCGCGTGTTCGAGGATTCACTGGCCGGTCTGCGTGATCTGGCGCCGCCGGTGTCGTCCTCCCGCGATCTGCGCCGCGGGGGTGACACCCAGACAGAGGTGCAACGTGATCTGCTCACCAGTCGTTCGGGACGCAGCTCCGGGGGCATCAATACCGGCAGCGTCTCCAGCGGTGGCGGCGGTGGCGGCGAACTGGCCGGGGGTGATGTGGCTCAGGTGGAAAGCGGCATTGCAGCCTCCGCCGCAGCCGCCTCGGAAACCGAACGTCGGCCGGACGGCACCAGTCGCCGTACCAGCGAGCAGCTCCGGCAGACCTTCAATCGCTATGCGGGCCGTTTCAACAGCCTGTATCAGCGGGCGCTGCGGGAGAACCCCGCCATGCAGGGCACGGTGGTACTGAATCTGGAGATTGCACCGGATGGCAGTGTCAGCGATGCGTCGATCCGCTCCTCGGAGCTGAACGATGCAGAGTTGGAACGGCGCATTCTGCTGGTGGTCCGCAACATGGACTTCGGTGCCCTGCCCGTGGAGACCTGGAAAGGCGACTATCCGCTCAACTTCTTCCCGGGTTGA
- a CDS encoding elongation factor P hydroxylase, with protein MIDKNRYSGPDSIAQPAVAAQARFDARDLERLFAQTFADSHDTLLCGGAEEPFYQPGRPHRILYTRDYFRSALHEVAHWCVAGAARRQLPDYGYWYAPDGRDAAQQRAFEQVEVKPQALELLFCEACGHPFAVSLDNLEGETGDATAFATAVAHQALHYRAQRRNQRWARWLHTLSGFYQPGKKLSG; from the coding sequence ATGATCGACAAGAACCGGTACAGCGGCCCGGACAGTATAGCGCAACCGGCCGTCGCGGCGCAGGCGCGATTTGATGCCCGGGACCTGGAGCGCCTGTTCGCGCAGACCTTTGCCGACAGCCACGACACGCTGTTGTGTGGTGGCGCCGAAGAGCCGTTTTATCAGCCGGGGCGGCCGCACCGGATTCTGTACACCCGTGATTATTTTCGCAGCGCGCTGCATGAGGTGGCGCACTGGTGTGTGGCCGGCGCGGCACGTCGGCAGTTGCCGGATTACGGTTACTGGTATGCCCCGGATGGCCGCGATGCGGCGCAGCAACGTGCTTTCGAGCAGGTGGAGGTCAAGCCGCAGGCGCTGGAATTGCTGTTCTGTGAAGCCTGCGGGCATCCCTTTGCGGTATCGCTGGACAATCTGGAGGGGGAGACGGGTGATGCCACGGCCTTTGCGACGGCGGTGGCACACCAGGCGCTGCATTATCGTGCGCAGAGGCGTAACCAGCGCTGGGCACGCTGGCTACACACCCTCTCCGGCTTCTATCAACCCGGGAAGAAGTTGAGCGGATAG
- a CDS encoding MATE family efflux transporter, with product MLPRATTHRAELGLLLRLALPILGGQLAQTANGFVDTVMAGRVSPTDLAAVAVGASIWVPLYLFMTGVLMSATPILSRTLGGAAYHRISPLTQQALWLGLALGVGGFVLLRSVTPVLVLMDVDESMRPMVSGYLKALSWGMPGVALFLALRSYTEAMNHTRPVLWISIIGLLINIPANYVLIYGKLGFPALGGVGCGWATALVMWCMALMMAAYVARHRVYHQARLALLPLRLEPRALGYMLRLGLPVGLSIFFEVSIFAVIALLISSLGPVVVASHQIALNFASLLFMVPLSVAIAVTVRVGHERGRRDEAAVRLAANTALRVALACALVAASLLLLLRHQVPRIYTDDATVQAMAAGLLLYAALYQLSDAFQVTANGVLRGFEDTTVPMLYTLLAYWGIGLPVGIVLGRTDLLVPAMGPAGFWIGLLAGLTSAAVLLGWRLRHRLRQPAI from the coding sequence GTGCTACCCCGCGCCACTACCCACCGGGCCGAGCTGGGCCTGCTGCTGCGTCTTGCCCTGCCGATTCTCGGCGGTCAACTGGCGCAGACCGCCAACGGCTTCGTCGACACCGTGATGGCCGGTCGGGTCAGCCCCACCGACCTGGCGGCGGTGGCCGTGGGCGCCAGCATCTGGGTGCCGCTGTATCTGTTCATGACCGGCGTGCTGATGAGCGCCACGCCCATCCTGTCACGCACCCTCGGGGGCGCAGCTTACCACCGCATCAGCCCGCTGACACAGCAGGCCCTGTGGCTGGGCCTGGCCCTGGGTGTGGGGGGCTTTGTGCTGTTGCGCAGCGTCACCCCGGTGCTGGTTCTGATGGATGTCGATGAGAGCATGCGTCCCATGGTCAGCGGTTACCTGAAGGCGCTGAGCTGGGGCATGCCGGGCGTGGCCCTGTTCCTCGCCCTGCGCAGCTACACCGAAGCCATGAACCACACCCGCCCGGTGCTGTGGATCAGCATCATCGGCCTGCTGATCAATATTCCCGCCAACTACGTGCTGATTTACGGCAAGCTCGGCTTCCCCGCGCTCGGTGGCGTCGGCTGCGGCTGGGCCACCGCCCTGGTGATGTGGTGCATGGCCCTGATGATGGCCGCCTATGTCGCCCGGCACCGCGTCTATCACCAGGCGCGCCTGGCCCTGCTGCCGTTGCGCCTGGAACCCCGCGCCCTCGGCTACATGTTGCGCCTCGGCCTGCCCGTGGGCCTGTCGATCTTTTTCGAGGTCAGCATCTTTGCCGTGATCGCCCTGCTGATCAGCAGCCTCGGCCCCGTCGTGGTGGCCAGCCACCAGATCGCGCTGAACTTCGCTTCGCTGCTGTTCATGGTGCCGCTGAGCGTGGCCATTGCGGTGACCGTGCGCGTGGGACACGAACGCGGCCGCCGCGATGAAGCGGCTGTGCGCCTGGCCGCCAATACGGCCCTGCGTGTGGCCCTGGCCTGCGCCCTGGTCGCGGCCTCCCTGTTGCTGCTACTGCGCCATCAGGTACCGCGCATTTATACCGACGATGCCACCGTGCAGGCCATGGCGGCCGGGTTGCTGTTGTACGCTGCCCTGTATCAACTGTCGGATGCCTTTCAGGTCACGGCCAATGGCGTACTGCGCGGCTTCGAAGACACCACCGTACCGATGCTGTACACCCTGCTCGCCTACTGGGGCATCGGCCTCCCGGTGGGCATTGTGCTCGGTCGCACCGATCTGCTGGTACCGGCCATGGGCCCCGCCGGCTTCTGGATCGGCCTGCTCGCCGGCTTGACCAGCGCCGCAGTATTGCTGGGCTGGCGACTGCGCCATCGCTTGCGCCAACCCGCGATCTGA
- the tusA gene encoding sulfurtransferase TusA — protein sequence MTDASASLPPEATHHLDASGLVCPEPVMLLHNRVRDMASGEVLEVLATDPSTQRDIPKFCQFLGHTLLHEHEEPAESGPLFRYWIRRK from the coding sequence GTGACTGATGCTTCTGCCAGCCTGCCTCCCGAGGCGACCCATCATCTCGATGCCAGCGGCCTGGTGTGTCCGGAGCCGGTGATGCTGCTGCACAACCGCGTGCGCGACATGGCGTCCGGGGAGGTGCTGGAGGTCCTGGCCACCGATCCATCCACCCAGCGCGATATCCCGAAATTCTGCCAGTTCCTGGGGCATACCCTGCTGCACGAGCACGAAGAACCTGCCGAAAGCGGACCGCTGTTTCGCTACTGGATTCGGCGTAAATAG
- a CDS encoding MFS transporter, protein MGWHRHPFWQHRQLLGVLALFYFAQGLPSGLMAKALPALARDAGMPLPHIGLLSLAALPWALKFIWAPWVDRLGAGRANHRKRWVVACQTAAALVVLGIAFVDPAALFTTHFMVLIFLIGLLNLACATQDIAADGLAVRMLTPALRGPGNSIQVTGYKVGLMLGGGALLIWVGLLGWTTTFLLVALTLLAMLYPIWRFPEPAVARDPGQHERLDFRAWRRAIVRFWGRPGMLWWLLLLLGYKVGDSFGSRMLKPFLVDAGWSLPQIGVLDLSVSVIGLAAAFVGGMLMMRWSRAMALVVFGLLHAAAFAGWAWLAGGAPLTWQIWAVAIWEQCADAMATVALFTVMMDHCRPRHEGADYTLQASMQLMAVGLFSLGSGFSAHWFGYSHHFLLSAGLCLAAIMAIPVWWHLRRHASTTRDLETLP, encoded by the coding sequence ATGGGCTGGCACCGCCACCCCTTCTGGCAGCACCGCCAACTGCTCGGTGTGCTGGCCCTGTTCTATTTTGCCCAGGGCCTGCCGTCCGGGCTGATGGCCAAGGCGCTGCCGGCGCTGGCGCGTGATGCCGGCATGCCGTTGCCGCATATCGGCCTGCTGTCGCTGGCCGCCCTGCCTTGGGCGCTCAAATTTATCTGGGCGCCGTGGGTGGACCGCCTCGGCGCGGGCCGCGCCAACCACCGCAAGCGCTGGGTCGTCGCCTGCCAGACAGCCGCTGCCCTGGTGGTGCTGGGCATTGCCTTCGTTGATCCGGCGGCGCTCTTCACCACCCACTTCATGGTGCTGATTTTCCTGATCGGCCTGCTCAATCTCGCCTGCGCGACCCAGGACATTGCCGCCGACGGCCTGGCGGTGCGGATGCTGACCCCGGCGCTGCGCGGACCCGGCAACAGTATCCAGGTGACCGGCTACAAGGTCGGCCTGATGCTGGGTGGCGGCGCGCTGCTGATCTGGGTCGGCCTGCTCGGCTGGACCACCACCTTCCTGCTGGTGGCGCTGACCTTGCTGGCGATGCTGTACCCGATCTGGCGTTTTCCCGAGCCGGCGGTGGCCCGCGATCCGGGTCAGCACGAGCGGTTGGATTTTCGCGCCTGGCGCCGTGCGATCGTGCGCTTCTGGGGCCGCCCCGGCATGCTCTGGTGGCTGTTGCTGCTGCTCGGCTACAAGGTTGGTGACAGCTTCGGCTCGCGTATGCTCAAGCCGTTTCTGGTCGACGCAGGCTGGTCGCTGCCGCAGATCGGTGTGCTCGACCTGAGTGTGTCGGTGATTGGCCTGGCGGCCGCCTTCGTCGGCGGTATGCTGATGATGCGCTGGTCACGGGCCATGGCGCTGGTGGTGTTCGGCCTGCTGCATGCGGCGGCCTTTGCGGGCTGGGCCTGGCTGGCGGGTGGAGCGCCGTTGACCTGGCAGATCTGGGCGGTGGCGATCTGGGAACAATGCGCGGATGCGATGGCCACGGTGGCCCTGTTCACCGTGATGATGGACCACTGCCGGCCGCGGCATGAGGGCGCGGACTATACGTTGCAGGCCTCCATGCAACTGATGGCGGTGGGGCTGTTCTCGCTGGGCAGCGGCTTCAGCGCGCACTGGTTCGGCTACAGCCACCATTTCCTGCTCTCGGCGGGGCTGTGTCTGGCCGCTATAATGGCGATCCCTGTATGGTGGCACCTGCGCCGCCATGCTTCGACCACTCGCGACCTGGAAACCCTGCCGTGA
- a CDS encoding antibiotic biosynthesis monooxygenase family protein: MIRVLIERQIVEGLEQPYSQAVTGMMQAIVRAPGFLSGESLRDANRPQHHFILSAWQSRAAWMRWLHSSERREALDAISPFLEEPERITLLEPLYNRG; the protein is encoded by the coding sequence GTGATCCGGGTACTGATTGAAAGACAGATCGTTGAGGGCCTTGAACAACCCTACAGCCAGGCCGTCACCGGCATGATGCAAGCCATCGTCCGGGCGCCCGGCTTCCTGTCCGGGGAATCCCTGCGTGACGCCAATCGCCCCCAGCATCACTTCATTCTCTCCGCCTGGCAGAGTCGTGCCGCCTGGATGCGCTGGCTGCATTCCAGTGAGCGCCGCGAAGCGCTGGACGCGATCAGCCCGTTTCTGGAAGAGCCCGAGCGCATCACGCTGCTGGAGCCCCTGTATAATCGGGGATGA
- the rlmM gene encoding 23S rRNA (cytidine(2498)-2'-O)-methyltransferase RlmM: MAIIHDRDADTLLLLCRAGFEADCAAELTERAAGQGQGGYARATREAGWLTWHQPGQPVAALMPRTLHSGGLVFARTAWPVLGHFEDLPQHDRISPLLAQVAPAGPFSALRLEHADTNTGRTLQRFLRGFRKALEPALKKAQLWDESADRILHLFFEDSGRGLFGCAAAASVSPWEQGIPRLRLPAAAPSRSALKLEEAWLRLMSDTEQAHWLAAGRTAVDLGAAPGGWTWQLARRGLRVTGVDHGRLAAHLLDEYPVSHVSADAFTWRPPRPVDVLVCDIVDKPSRSLALMEKWLVRGWAKVALFNLKLPMKQRQATVSSLLARLEASLAEAGLTMQIRAAQLYHDREEITVVVLPGQGGA, encoded by the coding sequence ATGGCCATCATCCATGATCGCGACGCTGATACCTTGCTGCTGCTCTGCCGGGCCGGGTTCGAGGCTGACTGCGCCGCCGAGCTGACCGAGCGCGCTGCCGGGCAAGGGCAGGGCGGCTACGCCCGTGCGACCCGTGAGGCGGGCTGGCTGACCTGGCACCAGCCGGGGCAGCCCGTGGCCGCCCTGATGCCGCGTACCCTGCACAGCGGAGGGCTGGTGTTTGCGCGCACGGCCTGGCCGGTGCTGGGGCATTTCGAGGACCTGCCACAGCACGACCGTATCAGCCCGCTGCTGGCGCAGGTGGCCCCCGCCGGTCCTTTCAGTGCGCTGCGGCTGGAGCATGCCGATACCAACACCGGGCGTACCCTGCAGCGCTTCCTGCGGGGGTTTCGCAAGGCACTGGAACCCGCGCTGAAAAAGGCACAGCTGTGGGACGAAAGTGCCGACCGGATTCTGCATCTGTTTTTCGAGGACTCGGGGCGCGGCCTGTTTGGCTGCGCCGCCGCTGCGTCGGTATCGCCCTGGGAGCAGGGCATCCCGCGCTTGCGCTTGCCCGCCGCGGCCCCCAGCCGTTCGGCGCTGAAACTGGAAGAAGCCTGGTTACGGCTGATGAGCGACACGGAGCAGGCCCACTGGCTGGCCGCCGGGCGCACCGCCGTGGACCTGGGGGCGGCCCCGGGCGGCTGGACCTGGCAACTGGCCCGTCGTGGCCTGCGCGTCACCGGCGTGGACCATGGCCGACTGGCGGCGCACCTGCTGGATGAGTATCCCGTCAGCCACGTGTCGGCGGACGCCTTCACCTGGCGCCCGCCCAGGCCCGTGGACGTGCTGGTCTGCGATATCGTCGACAAGCCGTCACGCAGCCTGGCGCTGATGGAGAAGTGGCTGGTGCGTGGCTGGGCCAAGGTGGCGCTGTTCAACCTCAAGCTGCCCATGAAGCAGCGCCAGGCGACGGTATCGAGCTTGCTGGCGCGGCTGGAAGCCTCTCTGGCCGAGGCCGGTCTGACGATGCAGATCCGCGCGGCCCAGCTTTACCATGACCGCGAGGAAATCACCGTAGTCGTGTTGCCGGGGCAGGGGGGCGCATGA
- the purU gene encoding formyltetrahydrofolate deformylase encodes MAATTARLLIVCPDQPGIISAVSTFLYHHGANITDFDQHASDPDAGTFFLRMEFQTPGLDCSWDTLKSNFETRVARQYGMDWQLTLAADRKRMAIMVSRHDHALLELLWRTMGGDLPAVIPMVISNHDDLRGEVERFGIPYHHIPVTRDNKVEAEQQALQLLEGQADLVVLARYMQILSPDFVQHYPHRIINIHHSFLPAFVGANPYQQAWERGVKLIGATSHYVTDDLDQGPIIEQNVARVSHRHSPAELKALGQEVERGVLLRAVRWHLEDRVIVDGNKTVVFTR; translated from the coding sequence GTGGCTGCCACCACCGCTCGCCTGCTGATCGTGTGCCCGGATCAGCCGGGTATCATCAGTGCTGTCAGTACCTTCCTGTACCACCATGGCGCCAATATCACGGATTTCGACCAGCACGCTTCGGACCCGGACGCCGGTACCTTTTTCTTGCGCATGGAGTTCCAGACCCCGGGGCTGGACTGCTCCTGGGATACCCTGAAAAGCAATTTCGAGACCCGGGTCGCGCGCCAGTACGGCATGGACTGGCAACTGACCCTGGCGGCAGATCGCAAGCGCATGGCGATCATGGTGTCACGCCATGACCACGCACTGCTGGAACTGCTGTGGCGGACCATGGGCGGCGACCTGCCTGCCGTGATTCCCATGGTCATCAGCAATCATGATGACCTGCGTGGTGAGGTGGAGCGGTTCGGTATTCCTTACCACCATATTCCGGTGACCCGTGACAACAAGGTCGAGGCCGAACAGCAGGCGTTGCAGTTGCTGGAAGGTCAGGCCGACCTGGTGGTGCTGGCGCGTTACATGCAGATCCTGAGTCCGGATTTCGTGCAGCACTATCCGCACCGCATCATCAATATCCACCATTCTTTCCTGCCGGCGTTTGTCGGCGCCAACCCGTATCAGCAGGCCTGGGAGCGCGGCGTCAAACTGATCGGCGCTACCAGTCACTATGTGACGGATGATCTGGATCAGGGGCCGATCATCGAGCAGAACGTGGCGCGGGTGTCACACCGGCACAGCCCGGCGGAACTCAAGGCACTGGGGCAGGAAGTGGAGCGCGGCGTGCTGCTGCGCGCCGTGCGCTGGCATCTGGAAGACCGGGTGATCGTGGACGGCAACAAGACCGTGGTGTTCACCCGCTGA
- a CDS encoding AraC family transcriptional regulator → MFKRNTIAISHVIRVLQGAARAGASIPALLEVAGIPRRMLDDPDARIERDTFIRLMLEVMQQTQDEFLGFGQGRKSKPGTFSMMAHAVINCSNLEKAVRRGIQFYELFDLDVHTTLHRSEDTAWLQVHADPRLDFREVIIESTLMLSLRFMNWLVGKAIEAQRVEFDFSRVSSADDDYRSVFTCPVTFESSTNCLVFSSDYLDLPLVQNQLSLSRFLKDSLAQLLEGNIHNVGLPAQIRAIISKEYGNNFPDFSEICEKLNMTPQTLRRRLKEGNTSYQEIKDTIRKDASIYYLSQPELSIDEIALLMGFSEASSFHRAFKKWTGKTPSAYRREYFGDAAQF, encoded by the coding sequence ATGTTCAAGCGCAACACCATTGCTATCAGTCATGTGATCCGGGTTTTGCAGGGGGCCGCGCGGGCTGGCGCCTCGATCCCGGCGCTGCTCGAGGTGGCCGGGATTCCCCGGCGTATGCTGGATGACCCGGACGCCCGCATCGAGCGGGATACCTTTATCCGGCTGATGCTGGAAGTCATGCAGCAGACCCAGGATGAGTTCCTGGGCTTCGGCCAGGGGCGCAAGTCCAAGCCCGGCACCTTCAGCATGATGGCGCACGCGGTGATCAACTGCTCGAATCTGGAGAAGGCGGTGCGCCGCGGTATCCAGTTCTACGAGCTGTTCGATCTGGACGTGCATACCACGCTGCATCGCTCGGAAGACACGGCCTGGCTGCAAGTGCACGCTGATCCGCGGCTGGATTTCCGTGAGGTCATCATCGAGTCGACCCTGATGCTGTCGCTGCGCTTCATGAACTGGCTGGTCGGCAAGGCCATCGAGGCGCAGCGCGTGGAGTTCGATTTTTCCCGGGTCAGCAGTGCCGATGACGATTACCGGTCGGTGTTCACCTGCCCGGTGACCTTCGAGAGCAGCACCAACTGCCTGGTGTTCAGCAGCGATTATCTCGACCTGCCACTGGTTCAGAATCAGCTGTCGCTGTCGCGGTTCCTCAAGGACTCGCTGGCCCAGCTGCTTGAGGGCAATATCCACAATGTCGGCCTGCCCGCACAGATCAGGGCTATCATCTCCAAGGAATACGGCAACAACTTCCCGGATTTTTCGGAGATCTGTGAAAAGCTCAACATGACGCCGCAAACCCTGCGCCGTCGCCTCAAGGAAGGCAATACCAGCTATCAGGAGATCAAGGACACGATCCGCAAGGATGCCTCGATCTACTACCTGTCGCAGCCGGAGCTGTCGATCGACGAGATCGCGCTGCTGATGGGCTTCAGTGAAGCCAGTTCCTTCCACCGTGCCTTCAAGAAATGGACCGGCAAGACGCCGTCCGCCTACCGGAGAGAGTATTTTGGCGACGCAGCCCAGTTCTGA
- a CDS encoding acyl-CoA dehydrogenase family protein, producing the protein MKRTLFTDDHSIFRDSFRKFCQEEVLPHQERWIEQGIVDRDVWLKAGANGFLAPFVEEQYGGLGLEDFRYAQIMIEELSRIGESGFALSLHNDVIAPYLHTYGTEEQKARHLPGVVSGETILAIAMTEPGTGSDLQAIRTQLEDQGDHYILNGQKTFISNGILADLVIVAAKAPEGITLVLVERSMEGFSRGRNLKKMGMKSQDTAELFFENVVVPKENVLGKPGMGFMYMMQKLAQERLVCAIGAISGAWFAFEETLKYVKERTAFGKPIGKFQNTRFMMAEMKTEITIGQHFVDNLVQQHLAGEVTPEEACMAKYWTTDLLNKVVDDGVQLHGGYGYMQEYPICRAYTDARITRIFAGTNEIMKEVIGRGMGL; encoded by the coding sequence ATGAAACGCACGCTCTTCACCGATGACCATAGCATCTTCCGCGACAGCTTCCGCAAGTTCTGCCAGGAAGAAGTGCTGCCTCACCAGGAACGCTGGATCGAACAGGGCATTGTCGACCGCGATGTCTGGCTGAAGGCCGGGGCCAACGGCTTTCTGGCGCCCTTCGTCGAGGAACAGTACGGCGGCCTGGGCCTGGAGGACTTCCGCTACGCCCAGATCATGATCGAGGAGCTGTCCCGCATCGGCGAGTCCGGCTTCGCCCTGAGCCTGCACAACGACGTGATCGCCCCCTACCTGCACACCTATGGCACCGAGGAACAGAAAGCCCGCCACCTGCCCGGCGTGGTCAGCGGCGAGACCATTCTGGCGATCGCCATGACCGAACCCGGCACCGGTTCGGATCTGCAGGCGATCCGCACACAACTCGAAGACCAGGGCGACCATTATATCCTCAATGGCCAGAAGACCTTTATTTCCAACGGCATCCTTGCCGATCTGGTGATCGTCGCCGCCAAGGCACCGGAAGGCATCACTCTGGTGCTGGTGGAGCGCAGCATGGAAGGCTTCAGCCGTGGCCGCAACCTGAAGAAGATGGGCATGAAATCCCAGGATACCGCCGAGCTGTTCTTCGAGAACGTCGTGGTGCCGAAGGAGAATGTGCTGGGCAAGCCGGGCATGGGCTTCATGTACATGATGCAGAAACTTGCCCAGGAGCGCCTGGTCTGCGCCATCGGCGCCATCTCGGGGGCCTGGTTTGCCTTTGAAGAAACCCTCAAGTACGTCAAGGAGCGCACCGCCTTTGGCAAGCCCATCGGCAAGTTCCAGAACACCCGCTTCATGATGGCGGAAATGAAGACCGAAATTACCATCGGCCAGCATTTCGTCGACAACCTCGTGCAGCAACATCTGGCGGGCGAGGTCACGCCGGAAGAAGCCTGCATGGCCAAGTACTGGACCACCGACCTGCTCAACAAGGTGGTGGATGACGGCGTGCAATTGCATGGCGGCTATGGCTACATGCAGGAATACCCGATCTGCCGCGCCTATACCGATGCACGCATCACCCGTATCTTTGCCGGCACCAATGAAATCATGAAAGAAGTGATCGGCCGCGGCATGGGGCTGTAA
- a CDS encoding SDR family oxidoreductase, whose protein sequence is MSTLRFDDKVVVVTGAGNGLGRSHALSFAARGARVVVNDLGGSATGEGADRSAADQVVEEITAAGGEAVANHDSVTDGDKIVQCALDNFNRVDIVINNAGILRDKSFHNMTEEDWDLVYNVHVKGAFKVTHAAWPHLREQEFGRVIFTASAAGIYGNFGQGNYAMAKLGLHGLAQSLAIEGAKRNIVVNTIAPIAGSRMTATIMPPQIVEQLKPEFVTPLVLKLCHEEHRDSGQLYEVGAGWIGKLRWERTKGHGFPISQPLTPEAIVEQWSGITDFSNADHPGNGQEAIMAIIGNLQNR, encoded by the coding sequence ATGTCCACACTGCGTTTTGATGACAAGGTCGTGGTGGTCACCGGCGCCGGTAACGGCCTGGGCCGCAGCCACGCCCTGTCCTTTGCCGCCCGGGGTGCTCGGGTGGTGGTCAACGATCTCGGCGGGTCGGCAACCGGAGAAGGCGCCGACCGCAGCGCTGCGGATCAGGTCGTCGAGGAAATCACCGCCGCCGGTGGCGAGGCGGTCGCCAACCATGACTCGGTCACCGATGGCGACAAGATCGTCCAGTGTGCGCTGGACAACTTCAACCGCGTGGACATCGTCATCAACAATGCCGGCATCCTGCGCGACAAGTCGTTCCACAACATGACCGAAGAAGACTGGGATCTGGTCTATAACGTGCATGTCAAAGGCGCCTTTAAAGTCACCCATGCGGCCTGGCCACACCTGCGTGAGCAGGAATTCGGGCGCGTCATCTTCACCGCCTCGGCCGCGGGCATCTACGGCAATTTTGGTCAGGGCAACTACGCGATGGCCAAGCTCGGCCTGCACGGCCTGGCGCAAAGCCTGGCCATCGAGGGCGCCAAGCGCAATATCGTGGTCAATACCATTGCCCCGATTGCCGGCAGCCGCATGACCGCAACCATCATGCCACCGCAGATCGTCGAGCAACTGAAACCGGAATTCGTCACCCCGCTGGTCCTCAAGCTGTGCCATGAGGAACACCGCGACAGCGGCCAGCTCTATGAGGTCGGCGCGGGCTGGATCGGCAAGCTGCGCTGGGAACGCACCAAGGGCCATGGTTTCCCGATCTCGCAACCGCTGACGCCGGAAGCCATTGTCGAGCAGTGGTCAGGCATTACCGATTTCAGCAACGCCGATCATCCCGGCAATGGCCAGGAAGCCATCATGGCCATCATCGGCAACCTGCAGAACCGCTGA
- the folE gene encoding GTP cyclohydrolase I FolE, with the protein MTDIDTLTGLYRQVLETVGEDPHREGLRDTPKRTAKAVAFLTEGYTRSLAEVTNNAVFESANDEMVVVRDIEFYSLCEHHILPFFGTCHIAYIPDGKVLGLSKFARVVDMFARRLQIQETLTHQVAHAIQAVTGARGVGVVMEARHLCMMMRGVEKQNSSTTTSVMLGTLRESAAARSEFLSLIKG; encoded by the coding sequence ATGACCGACATCGACACGCTCACCGGGCTTTACCGTCAGGTGCTTGAAACCGTGGGCGAAGACCCGCACCGCGAAGGATTGCGCGACACCCCGAAACGGACCGCCAAGGCGGTGGCCTTCCTGACCGAGGGCTACACCCGATCACTGGCGGAAGTCACCAACAACGCCGTGTTCGAATCCGCCAATGACGAAATGGTCGTGGTGCGGGACATCGAGTTCTACTCGCTCTGCGAACACCATATCCTGCCCTTCTTCGGCACCTGCCATATCGCCTACATCCCCGACGGCAAGGTTCTGGGCCTGTCCAAATTTGCCCGCGTGGTGGATATGTTCGCTCGCCGTTTGCAGATTCAGGAGACGCTGACGCATCAGGTGGCGCATGCCATTCAGGCAGTCACCGGTGCCCGGGGCGTGGGGGTGGTGATGGAAGCACGCCACCTGTGCATGATGATGCGCGGCGTGGAGAAACAGAATTCATCCACCACCACCTCGGTCATGCTGGGCACCTTGCGGGAGTCCGCCGCAGCCCGCAGTGAGTTCCTGTCATTGATCAAGGGTTAG